The following proteins come from a genomic window of Candidatus Thiodiazotropha sp. CDECU1:
- a CDS encoding helix-turn-helix domain-containing protein → MNAINKDESVVTPEAVIGPGSQLRKARERQGLDQAKMAAQLHLSQAMIAALEVDDFDNLPGPVFVQGYLRKYSRLLGVNENAVIEAYQSLLPVSDELPIQGSQKQELSRELHSGHGVIRYVTWGILLILAGLLFFWWQTRVELEEPESVAAEDQLETVVQDPVVEQVIPQPQPQPQPAEVDMPQPDPPSEEVVEASERLLNEIDDVITTSDQLLAPLEDKPSQPAEQAQPDPVNLPTQEVEPTPEVVAVVSKRVVFLFNESCWTEVRDRDGKLRIFGELAAGKRRTLDSRLGPFSVLLGNAAGVELNIDGEAFDLKPFTRGKVARFTLDPNRL, encoded by the coding sequence ATGAACGCCATAAACAAAGATGAAAGTGTGGTAACGCCTGAGGCGGTCATTGGGCCAGGTTCACAGTTACGCAAAGCAAGGGAGCGACAAGGACTGGATCAGGCAAAGATGGCGGCTCAATTGCATTTAAGTCAGGCCATGATCGCAGCCCTTGAGGTCGATGATTTCGACAATTTGCCAGGACCTGTCTTCGTGCAGGGATACCTGCGTAAATATTCCAGGCTGCTTGGTGTCAATGAGAATGCGGTCATCGAAGCCTATCAGAGCCTGCTTCCGGTTTCGGATGAGCTGCCGATTCAGGGATCGCAAAAACAGGAACTGAGTCGCGAGCTGCATAGCGGACATGGCGTCATACGTTACGTGACCTGGGGTATTTTACTGATCCTGGCCGGTCTGCTCTTTTTCTGGTGGCAGACCCGGGTGGAATTGGAGGAACCCGAATCAGTTGCTGCGGAGGACCAGCTAGAGACTGTTGTGCAGGATCCCGTCGTCGAACAAGTTATTCCGCAACCACAACCGCAGCCACAGCCTGCGGAGGTGGATATGCCACAACCCGATCCGCCATCGGAGGAGGTGGTGGAAGCGTCGGAACGGCTGTTGAATGAGATAGACGATGTGATCACCACCTCTGATCAGCTGCTAGCACCCCTTGAAGACAAGCCATCGCAACCCGCTGAACAAGCACAGCCGGATCCGGTGAATCTGCCTACCCAGGAGGTCGAGCCCACGCCAGAGGTGGTTGCTGTTGTGTCGAAACGGGTGGTGTTCCTGTTCAATGAATCCTGTTGGACCGAGGTGCGTGATCGGGATGGTAAATTACGCATCTTTGGCGAACTGGCGGCAGGAAAGCGCCGCACCCTGGACAGCCGGCTTGGTCCCTTTAGTGTGCTGCTGGGGAATGCCGCAGGCGTGGAGCTGAATATCGATGGCGAAGCATTCGACCTCAAGCCTTTTACCCGGGGTAAGGTGGCGCGATTTACCTTGGATCCGAACCGGCTGTAG
- the rlmN gene encoding 23S rRNA (adenine(2503)-C(2))-methyltransferase RlmN, with the protein MESYFLGLGCKAFHGRNVFKWIHKHGVTDFDTMTDISKRLREQLRQQAHIEIPQLVYEKPATDGTRKWVLELLDGQRIETVLIPDDGRNTLCVSSQVGCALDCSFCSTARQGFNRNLSVAEIIGQVWVASRNLGEPPSNIVLMGMGEPLANLDAVITAMKIMQDDLAYMVSKYRVTISTSGIVPALKKLRESCDVSLAVSLHAPDNELRDKLVPINRKYPLQELIPACREYVKGDKRRKVTWEYVMLDGVNDSLHHAKALIRLLEGTPSKVNLIPFNPFPGTHYQASPAERVEAFRMRLKRSGIIATTRKTRGDDIDAACGQLVGKVRDRTSRELRMEKLSNIKLGVS; encoded by the coding sequence ATGGAGTCCTATTTCCTGGGATTGGGTTGCAAGGCATTTCATGGCAGAAATGTCTTTAAATGGATACACAAACACGGTGTTACCGACTTCGATACCATGACCGATATCTCCAAGCGTCTGCGTGAACAGCTTCGGCAACAGGCGCATATAGAGATACCGCAACTGGTCTATGAAAAACCTGCCACTGACGGCACCCGTAAATGGGTTCTCGAGTTGCTGGATGGGCAACGGATCGAGACGGTACTGATACCTGATGATGGAAGGAATACGCTTTGTGTCTCATCCCAGGTGGGGTGCGCCCTGGATTGCAGCTTTTGCTCAACCGCCCGGCAGGGTTTCAATCGTAATCTGAGTGTTGCCGAGATTATCGGGCAGGTATGGGTTGCCAGCCGCAATTTGGGTGAACCGCCGAGTAATATCGTGTTGATGGGAATGGGTGAACCCCTGGCCAACCTTGATGCGGTTATCACGGCCATGAAAATCATGCAGGATGATCTGGCCTATATGGTATCCAAATATCGGGTTACTATTAGCACTTCGGGGATTGTGCCGGCACTGAAGAAATTGCGTGAATCCTGCGATGTCAGTCTTGCTGTCTCCCTACATGCTCCCGATAATGAGTTACGGGATAAATTGGTGCCAATTAATCGCAAATATCCGCTGCAGGAACTGATACCCGCGTGCCGCGAATATGTCAAAGGTGACAAGCGGCGCAAAGTGACCTGGGAGTATGTCATGCTGGACGGTGTCAACGATTCGCTGCATCATGCCAAGGCCTTGATCCGCCTCCTGGAGGGGACCCCTTCGAAGGTAAACCTGATTCCTTTCAATCCTTTCCCGGGGACTCACTATCAGGCATCACCCGCGGAACGGGTGGAGGCTTTTCGGATGCGCCTGAAGCGCTCGGGAATCATTGCTACCACACGAAAAACCCGTGGTGATGATATTGATGCGGCATGTGGTCAGCTGGTAGGCAAAGTCAGGGATCGAACCAGCAGGGAGTTGCGTATGGAAAAACTGAGTAACATCAAATTGGGTGTTTCATGA
- the bamB gene encoding outer membrane protein assembly factor BamB, with the protein MRQFIFWPLLLLLAGCSAFTGKDNADPPSELVELQPELRIETIWDAGFEDADETLLKLKPVVSNGVLYIAEPSGEVFALDPETGDKHWSVDTDSPLSGGPGVADGLIAVGTLEAELILLNGEDGGERWRQRVSSEVLSSPAINDGNVVCRTTDGSVTAYSTDAGEKRWLYDRSVPVLTLRGDSSPLITDYQVLAGFAGGKLVGLSLDTGLAEWEATISTPKGRTELERVVDIDADPVLVEGTLYVTAYQGDVAAVSESSGVVLWRRDISSHAGLDASWRQVFVTDSADHVWSLDATNGATLWQQKKLHARKLSAPAMVNDTVVVGDFDGYVHWLSQEDGRQMARIRVGSDAIRLKPLVINDIVYVMDEGGTLSALRAHPIETESR; encoded by the coding sequence ATGAGGCAGTTCATTTTCTGGCCCTTGCTGCTTCTGCTTGCAGGCTGCAGCGCCTTTACCGGCAAGGATAATGCAGACCCTCCCTCCGAACTGGTGGAGTTGCAGCCGGAGCTGCGTATCGAAACCATCTGGGATGCCGGGTTCGAGGATGCCGATGAGACCCTGTTGAAGCTCAAGCCAGTGGTGAGCAACGGTGTACTCTATATCGCGGAGCCCTCAGGTGAGGTCTTTGCCCTCGATCCTGAGACAGGGGATAAGCACTGGTCGGTGGATACTGATAGCCCACTCAGTGGCGGCCCTGGCGTCGCGGATGGGTTGATTGCCGTTGGCACCTTGGAAGCTGAGCTGATCCTGTTGAACGGTGAGGATGGTGGGGAAAGGTGGCGCCAGCGGGTGAGTAGTGAGGTCCTATCATCGCCAGCCATCAATGATGGCAATGTGGTTTGTCGTACCACCGATGGCAGCGTGACAGCCTACTCAACCGACGCCGGTGAAAAACGTTGGCTATATGACCGCAGTGTCCCGGTATTGACCCTGCGTGGCGACAGTTCACCGTTGATCACGGACTATCAGGTGCTGGCAGGTTTTGCCGGTGGCAAGCTTGTCGGACTCTCTCTGGATACCGGTCTGGCGGAGTGGGAGGCAACGATTTCGACGCCAAAAGGACGAACAGAGCTGGAGCGGGTTGTGGATATCGATGCGGATCCGGTATTGGTGGAGGGTACCCTGTATGTCACTGCCTATCAGGGTGACGTGGCTGCCGTTTCCGAATCCAGCGGGGTGGTGCTGTGGCGGCGCGACATATCATCCCATGCCGGGCTCGATGCAAGCTGGCGTCAGGTATTCGTGACTGATTCTGCGGATCATGTGTGGTCACTGGACGCTACCAACGGGGCTACCTTATGGCAGCAGAAGAAGCTGCATGCACGTAAACTATCTGCCCCCGCGATGGTAAACGATACTGTCGTGGTGGGTGATTTCGACGGCTACGTCCACTGGTTGTCCCAGGAGGATGGCCGTCAGATGGCTCGTATCAGAGTTGGCAGTGATGCCATCCGTCTGAAACCCCTGGTAATCAACGATATCGTCTATGTGATGGATGAGGGTGGTACCCTGAGTGCCCTCAGGGCCCACCCGATCGAGACCGAGAGTCGCTGA
- the hisS gene encoding histidine--tRNA ligase, with protein MAKQIQAIRGMKDILPQQTPLWQFLEDRVRSVLSRYGYAEIRMPIVEMTELFKRSIGEVTDIVEKEMYTFADRNGDSLTLRPEGTAGCVRAGLENGLIFNQTQRLWYQGPMFRHERPQKGRYRQFHQIGVETFGLAGPDIDLELILITARIWQELGLQDLELQLNTLGTAEERGHYRDQLIAYFRDRFDELDEDSRRRLESNPLRILDSKNPQMASVIEDAPSLMEYLEDQSLAHFDRLRQGLDGAGVKYRLNPRLVRGLDYYSRTVFEWVTESLGAQGTVCAGGRYDGLVDQLGGRATPAVGFAMGLERLIAMLEAIDLQEQLPVPDVYLVMLGDRASREGVLLAERLRSALPGLRLINHCGGGTFKNQLKRADRSQARYALILGEDEVARQEIGLKPLRGEGEQQQIALSQLETSLAELVTRKP; from the coding sequence ATGGCAAAGCAGATCCAAGCCATACGCGGGATGAAGGATATCCTGCCGCAACAGACACCGCTCTGGCAGTTTCTCGAGGATCGGGTGCGCTCGGTGCTCAGCCGTTACGGCTATGCCGAGATTCGTATGCCCATCGTCGAGATGACAGAGCTTTTCAAGCGCTCCATAGGAGAGGTTACCGATATTGTGGAGAAGGAGATGTATACCTTCGCCGACCGTAACGGTGACAGTTTGACCCTGCGGCCGGAAGGTACCGCGGGCTGTGTGCGGGCAGGCCTGGAAAACGGCCTGATTTTCAATCAGACGCAACGGCTCTGGTATCAGGGTCCGATGTTTCGCCACGAGCGTCCCCAAAAGGGGCGTTACCGCCAGTTCCATCAGATAGGCGTAGAGACCTTTGGCCTGGCGGGACCCGATATCGATCTCGAACTGATCCTGATCACGGCCCGGATTTGGCAGGAGTTGGGACTACAGGATCTGGAGCTGCAGCTCAACACCCTGGGCACAGCGGAGGAGCGGGGTCACTATCGCGATCAGTTGATCGCCTATTTTCGCGATCGTTTCGATGAGCTAGACGAGGATAGCAGGCGTCGCCTGGAGAGTAATCCGCTGCGCATCCTCGACAGCAAGAATCCACAGATGGCATCGGTAATAGAGGATGCGCCCAGTCTCATGGAGTATCTTGAGGATCAGTCGTTGGCCCATTTCGATCGCCTGCGACAGGGACTGGATGGTGCCGGTGTGAAATATCGGCTCAATCCGCGCCTGGTTCGGGGGCTGGACTACTACAGTCGCACGGTGTTTGAGTGGGTGACCGAGAGCCTTGGCGCCCAAGGCACTGTGTGCGCCGGTGGACGATATGATGGATTGGTTGATCAGTTGGGCGGAAGAGCAACCCCTGCGGTCGGTTTTGCCATGGGGTTGGAACGCTTGATCGCCATGTTGGAAGCCATCGATTTGCAAGAACAACTGCCTGTTCCCGATGTCTACCTGGTGATGCTGGGGGATAGGGCATCCCGCGAGGGGGTATTGCTGGCTGAACGGTTGCGCAGTGCCTTGCCCGGGCTGCGCCTCATCAACCACTGCGGCGGGGGCACATTTAAAAATCAACTCAAGCGAGCGGACCGGAGTCAGGCCCGCTATGCGCTTATTCTTGGTGAAGATGAAGTTGCGCGCCAGGAGATTGGCCTTAAGCCGTTGCGAGGCGAAGGAGAACAACAGCAGATAGCCTTGTCTCAGTTGGAAACGAGTCTTGCGGAGTTGGTAACCCGCAAACCATGA
- the pilW gene encoding type IV pilus biogenesis/stability protein PilW has protein sequence MKSMGGYLSYLLLAVSILSGCATQQQSSDATGNLGQEKRNSPAKIYVEMAMAYMRDGQSAIAMQKLKKALEVDDKSADAHNVIGILYQQLGEIDRAGKHYDRAVELDARDPYIRNARGSFYCGLGRYSDALQDFEKALANPLYPTPWVALTNAGLCVEREGDDVKAENYYRRALTASANYPTALIKMAEVSLRQEKNLSARAYLERYHSEVKPTAASLLLGVQVEKRLRDLAKSKEYRRRLLREYPDAPEVQSLYEVEKNQ, from the coding sequence ATGAAGTCGATGGGTGGTTATCTAAGTTATCTGCTGCTTGCAGTGTCGATTCTGAGTGGGTGCGCAACCCAGCAGCAATCCAGTGACGCCACGGGCAATTTGGGCCAGGAGAAGCGCAACAGTCCAGCAAAGATCTATGTCGAGATGGCTATGGCCTATATGCGGGATGGCCAGTCGGCGATTGCCATGCAGAAACTCAAAAAGGCACTGGAAGTGGATGATAAGTCCGCAGATGCCCACAATGTGATCGGTATTCTCTATCAGCAACTGGGTGAGATCGATCGGGCTGGCAAACACTATGACCGGGCTGTGGAACTCGACGCACGGGACCCTTATATACGCAATGCGCGCGGAAGTTTTTACTGTGGTCTTGGGCGCTATTCCGATGCGCTGCAAGACTTCGAAAAGGCCCTGGCAAATCCGCTCTATCCCACGCCCTGGGTGGCGTTGACGAATGCTGGTTTGTGCGTTGAGCGTGAGGGTGATGACGTCAAAGCGGAAAACTATTACCGCCGGGCACTCACCGCCAGTGCCAACTATCCCACGGCACTCATCAAGATGGCTGAAGTCTCGCTCCGCCAGGAGAAGAACCTCTCCGCACGTGCCTATCTGGAGCGCTACCATAGCGAGGTCAAACCAACTGCCGCCTCTCTTTTGCTAGGAGTGCAGGTTGAGAAGCGGCTAAGAGACCTGGCTAAAAGCAAGGAGTACAGAAGAAGACTGCTCAGGGAGTATCCGGATGCGCCTGAGGTCCAGTCGCTCTATGAAGTTGAAAAAAATCAATGA
- a CDS encoding YfgM family protein, translating into MSEYQTEEEQVEAIKRWWKENGTSVIAGLVIGLGGVFGWQAWGSYKDRIGAEAAIAFNQMVAAVDRGDKPSAVKQAELMRSDYDNSYGIFAAMAEARVKLDEGDVATAITRLEWASQNADNPALKQLVQLNLARLLINQGELDSAEKLVASEQGGFAGEFAVIRGDIAFARGDRATAAAAYAQAMALEVSDRNLLQMKLDDLAANTP; encoded by the coding sequence ATGAGTGAGTATCAGACCGAAGAAGAACAGGTCGAAGCGATTAAACGCTGGTGGAAAGAGAACGGTACCTCCGTAATTGCCGGATTGGTGATTGGGTTGGGTGGCGTCTTTGGCTGGCAGGCGTGGGGTAGCTACAAGGATAGAATCGGTGCCGAAGCGGCAATCGCCTTCAATCAGATGGTGGCTGCAGTGGATCGTGGCGACAAACCATCCGCAGTCAAGCAGGCGGAGTTGATGCGCAGCGACTACGACAACAGCTATGGGATCTTTGCCGCGATGGCCGAGGCGAGGGTGAAGCTGGACGAGGGGGATGTGGCCACCGCCATCACCCGTCTGGAGTGGGCCAGCCAGAATGCGGACAATCCGGCACTGAAGCAGCTGGTGCAACTCAACCTGGCCAGGCTTCTGATTAATCAGGGAGAACTTGATAGCGCTGAAAAGCTGGTTGCATCGGAGCAGGGTGGATTCGCGGGTGAGTTTGCCGTGATACGGGGAGATATCGCCTTTGCCAGGGGTGACAGGGCCACCGCAGCCGCAGCGTACGCCCAGGCCATGGCCCTGGAGGTCAGCGACCGGAATCTGTTGCAGATGAAGCTAGATGATCTTGCAGCCAATACCCCTTGA